Genomic DNA from Thermosipho ferrireducens:
GGATTAACTCATCAAAATAATCCAGACAATTTTTACTTATCACTTTATAGTCCCCTTTGTAGAAAACTTGTAGCCTATCCCACGAACTGTAATTATCCAGTCTTTCCCTATTTTATTTCTTAAACTACTTATGTGAACATCCACGACTCTGTCTGAAATAAACTCATCTTTCCATATTTTGTCCAGTATTTCATCGCGAGAAAAAACCCTGTTTGAATTTTTAGCAAGCAATCGGAGAATTTCGAATTCTTTTCCAGTTAAATCCACTTTTTTACCATTGAGTTTCACTAAATACTCATCGCAATAAATTTCTAACTCTCGAAACCTTATCACTTCACTTTCACCTCTGGTTCTTCTTATAAACGCTTTAACACGCGCTACAACTTCCCTTGGGTTAAACGGTTTTACTATATAATCATCCGCCCCAAGCTCTATACCAAATATTCTATCCATATCAGTATCTCTTGCCGATATTATAATTATACCTGTCTCCGGAAATTCTACTCTAAACTCCGGTATTTCACTTGTTGCATAACCATCAGGAAGCATTATGTCAAGTAAAACTACATCAAAGCTTTTTTGAGAAATTTTTTCTCTCATTTCATAAAGAGTCCCCGCTTCTTCTATTTCGAAACCCTCAGCTACCAAATACTTTTTTAAAATTTCTCTGATGCCAGCATCATCTTCAACGATTAATATCCTGAACATATGCATTACACCTCAAAAACATCTTTTGTATTTTCTCCTGTTTCTATATAAATTATTTCTTCACATAAATTTGTAAGGTGATCTCCTATTCTCTCTAAATCTCGTGCTATTAAAACGTACAATGTTCCAACTTCTTTAGAAAAATCTTCTTCGCAAATATTTGAAATAACAAATTCTCTTATATCCAGTTCAAGATTATCCAGCTCTTCATCCTGCTTCCATATTTTCTTTGCAAGCTCTGCATCTCTTTTTGAAAAAGCAAGAAACGTATCGTGAAGCATTTTCAATGCTGTTCCAAACATATCTTTTAATTCTTTTGTTAATTTAAAGGGAATGTTTTTTTCTCTGATTTTAAGAGCCTTTTCAGCCATATTGCACCCAAGGTCTGCTATACGTTCAAGGTTGTTTGCAAATTTTATCATTGTTATTACGTATCTAAGATCTCTGGTTAAAGGGTTATACCTTGCTATAATTTCATAAACTTTTTCTTCTATTTCTCTATTCAGCGCATCTATATCATCATCTAATTCGAATACTCTTTTTGCAAGAGTAGTATCTGAAAACTCCAGAGACTGGATTGACATTTCAAAAGAATCTGAAACCAGCGAAAGCATTTTTGAAATGTCTGCTTTTAGTATTGTAAATTCTCTTTCATAATGCATTACATCCATTATATTTTCCTCCTTTTTGCCAGAATTACGTATTTTTGATTATCCTATCTTTCCATTTAAATACATTTCAGTAAGTTCATTTTTTGGTTTTTTAATAATTTCGGCTGTTTCACCAGATTCTATTAAATCCCCTCTGTACATAAAAATCAAATAATCAGATATTCTGATTGCCTGAGCAATGTTATGGGTAACTATTATTATAGTATAATTTTCAGAAAGTTGTTCTAAAAGTACTTCAAGTTTTTGAGTAGCTATTGGATCAAGAGCAGACGTAGGTTCGTCAAGAAGAAGAACCTCGGGTTCAACTGCAAGAGCTCTTGCTATACATAACCTTTGTTGCTGACCACCCGAAAGAGCTGTCCCCGGTTTATGAAGTTCATCTTTTACTTCATCCCAGAGTGCGGCCTGTTTCAATGACCTTTCCACAATTTCTTCAAGTTTTTTTCTATTTTTTATCCCATGTAGTCTTGGACCAAAAGCAACATTATCAAATATAGACATTGGAAACGGTGTGGGTTTCTGAAAAACCATCCCAACCCGTTTTCGATACAAAGTAACGTCTATATCCTCTGAATATATATCTTTGTTTTCAAAATATATTTTTCCTTTTACACTAAAACCTGGAATAGTATCGTTTATTCTATTTATTGATCTCAAAAGTGTAGACTTACCACACCCAGATGGACCAATAATAGCTGTTATCTTATTTTTACAAAAATCCGCTGTAATGTTACGCACCGCTTCTTTATCTCCATAATATGCACTAAAATCCTTTACTTCTATTATTTTTTCCACTTGCATCCCTCCTGATTAAAAATGCAATTGAATATAATATCAAGACAAACACCATGAGAACTGCAGAAGATGCTTTAGCCATCCACTGAGCACTTTCACCATAAGCAGCCACAATGTAATAGATATGCGTGGGCAGGGTCATCACAGGTGAAAATAGTCCTTTAGGTAACTGAGTGGCGTAAAACACTGCTCCTGTTAACATAATTGGTGCAGTTTCACCAATAGCTCTCCCACTTCCCACAAGAGATGCTGTAATTATTCTTTTCTTAGCTGCGGGGATAAGCACCTTAAATATTACCTCATTTTTTCTTGCACCAAGGGCATACGCAGATTCCCGCAATTCTTCTGGTAAGCTTTTTAACGCTTCTGCGCTTGCCGAAGCGATAACAGGTAGAATCAACAATGAAAGAGTTAATGCTCCAGAAAGTAACGACGTTCTAAAGTTCATCGTAATCACAAACAAAGACAACCCGAAAAGACCGTAAACTATCGAAGGAACACCACTCAGTGAAGTAACAGAAATGTCAATTAAACGAGCTATTTTATTTGTTCCATACTCAGAAAGAAAAACACCTGTTATAATCCCCAATGGAACAGCAAATAAAACACTTAACGAAACCATCAACAAACTTCCTAATATCGCGGGAAAAATTCCTCCTTCTTTCATTCCATTACTTGGCCATTGAGTGAAAAACGAAAGTGTGAAGTACTTTACACCACTTATAATTACCAGCCCAAAAAATAATACTATTATTGTTAAAACAATATAAGATAAACTTTTCAAAATTATTGTAAAAATAATATCTTTTTTCAAATCGACCACCTTCTTGTTAATTTCCTTGAAATACATGTTAGTACTATTGAAATTCCAAGCAAAATCGCCCCAGCAGCAAATAATGAATGATAATGCATACTTCCAAGTTCAACTTCTCCCATTTCACTTGCAATTACCGCTGTTAACGGTCTCACAGGATCAAATAAAGATCGAGGTATCATTGCAGCCCCACCTCCAACAAGCAACACAACCATGGTTTCGCCTATAATCCTGTTTACTGTAAGAACAGCCCCATTAAAAAGTCCAGAAATAGAAGCCCGTGTGGTAATTTTAAATGTCGTGATAAATTTAGTCGCACCAAGTGCTAATGAACTTTCTTCAAGTGAGCGATCAACTGCATCCATAGCTTCCGTCATCAGCGAAACTGCATAAGGAAGAGACAAAAATATTAACCCAGTTGATGCTAAAAGAAAATTTTCAGTTGACCATATATCAAAATAAATAAGGATCGGGGAAATATACATTAAAATAAAAGCGCCTATTATTACTGAAGGAACACCAGATAACAATTCCACACCTGACTTAATAATATTTTTTTCCCAGGAAGATGCATAAGTATGAAGATACAACGCTATAAAGTACCCCAGAGGCAAAACAATAAGAGAGGAAAAAAGTGTCAAAAGAAATGTCCCAACTATCATTGCAAGCATTCCATACTCTGCTTCATAACTTGTAGGATACCAGTTGGTACTTGTAAATATCTCCTTTCCAACAGTTATAAAAGCAGGATATGATTCTTTTATCATAAAATAAATCAGAAAAAACAGCGCCACTGTGGCTGTGGCCGCCAAAACGAAAATCAATGAAGTTTGAAAATAATATCCTAATTTCCTTTGCAAATGCAATTCCCTCCTTTAAAGTGTTGCTATTTAGAACCCGTAAGCCGCAACGTACCCTGCCTTTTCCACCAATTCCTGTCCTTCTTTAGAAAGAGCAAAGGTAATATAATTTTTAATTACACCAGATTCAGGATATCCTTTTGTCGCATCAATAAACATGAAAAGAGGCCTTGAAATGGGATATTTTCCTGTTAGTATATTTGATTTTGTAGGAAGTACTCCTCCAATCTTTAATACTTTGACCTTTTCCGTAACATAACCCACTCCCACGTAAGCTATTGCATAAGGATTTTTTGCAACACTTTCTATTTCAAACTGAGTACTTTCAACTAATCTCACCCATGGAGCCATTTTCAAATTATTGAGAACCTTCTTTTCAAATGTTTCATAAGTGCCCGAAGCAGTATTTCTTGAATATACTGTTATTCTTTTCTTAGGCAAATTTGGATTAACCTGATTCCAGTATCTTATTTTTCCCGTATAAATTTTCGAAAGAATTTCCAGAGATATCTCGTTTATATTAAGTTCTTGATTAACAATTATTGCTATTCCATCATAACCAACCACAATGGGGATAAAATATTTTCCTTTTTCACTCATTTTTTTAAGTTCCTTTTCTTTCAACCACCTGCTTGAATTAGCAATATCTGCTGTTCCGTTAAACAAAGCTGCTATACCTGTGGAAGATCCCGCACCTTCTAAAGTAACCTCAACATCTGGATACATTTTTTTAAACTTTTCAATCCAGAGTTGAGCAATAGGAAAAACCGTGTTTGAACCTTTAATCACAAGTGTTTTTGAAAAAGACAAAATTGAAAAAACTATCAATACCAGAATAAAAATTTGCTTCATATCCTCACCTCCAAATAGTCAGTTGCCGACTATATTGTCGGATATTATTGTTTAATAGCTATTATATTTTATTAAGAAATGTTAAGAAGTGAGGAAAGACTCATTTGGAAGTCGAAGGTTTTATTCTTAAAATCATGGAAAGGGACAAAAGAATTAGCCCAACGATCATTATGGCCGATGGAAGTCCAAACTTATCTGCAAGATAACCAGCTATAAGAGAAAAAATTGCAGTCAAAAACGTTGTGAATTGAGACTCTACTGATAAAACGGAAGCCATAGCTGTTGATTCAACGTTATCGCTAACATATGCCACAGAAATGGGTCTTCTGATATTCTCTAAAACATGAAGTAATATAAAAAATATTATTGAAAGAATACTCAAATTAATTTTATACGCAAATCCAGCGGCCGTTATAATTAATGCTCCCGCAATCAGAGTAGTGTTTAAGGCTTTTGAAGGATGTTTCAACCTTTGGTTTACTCTCCAGGAATTTTTCGAAGCAATGCTCGTTAAAAAATACAATATAAAATACACTATTCCAATAACTACAGCGGATCTTTTTTTATCTTCCCAGAATAAGAACACAGGCAATGACAATGCAAATGCTTCCAATATAGGTTGTAAGTAATCTTTTAAACTCTTAAATACTGCACTATACGAAGAGGTGTTCAACAATATCCTGAGGACTCTAATATTTACTACAGCATTTATGAAATCTTTTAAGGTTGCCTTTTTGGTCTTCTTGCTTAAAGTGCCATCTAACTGTGCTGGATATGTAGCAAGATTAATAAAATTAAATATGTAAGGTACAATAGCAGCAAAGAATATCACTCTATAATTTCCACTATAAAATACTATTGTGGCAGCTATCAGAGAGTTTAACGCTGAACCAAACTGAGACGCAGCTCTTGTCGCACCATAATATTGAACCTTTAAATTTTCCATATTTTTTATTTTAAGATAGTCCAAAATCATCGCTTTATGCGTACCTGTCCTGAATGCCTCTCCAAATGCGTACAATATCATTGCAAAAATATATAAATGAAACACCGGAAAAAAGTAAAAAATAAGAAACGCTATTATATACGATCCCATTGAGAATAACATAGACTTTCTCCTACCATATACATCGGCAATTATTCCTGTAGGAACTTCAAGTAGATTGGTTGTAATACTCTTAACAGAAAATAATATACCTATTTGAAAATAAGTTAACCCACTTTCCAGAAAAAACAGAATAAGAAATGGTTCAAAGAATCTCAGATTCTTTAAAAAACCATACATTTGAAATTTTCTAAACTGTATGTCTTTTTCAAACATTTTGATCACCAACCAGACAAAAAATAGGATCGATTTTCTTATTTATCTTATACGCAAATGCTCTACACCCACCGTAACATTTGTTAAAAAACAAACATTCTTTGCAATCCTTTATGAGAATTTCAGAATCGTAAGATTTCCATAACTCACCAAAACTTTTATTTTTTATATTTCCCATATAAAATTCTTTATCAAATCGAAAGTGTCCACAGGGAACGACTGTTCCGTCAACAAGAATTGAAGCATGGGTACGCCCAGCAGTACAGAGCCCTCCTTTGATATTTTCCTCAACATAAAAAACCACATCATTTCGATATTTATCTATTATGCTCTGAACATATTTTATCATCTTTCTTGTTGGAAGAAGTTCATCTTTATAAAGTTCTCCACGGCCAACGGGGACAAATCTGTCAACGTAAAGATTTACCCCAAGCTTTTTAGCAAATAAAACCATATTTTCAAAATATGAATAATTTCTCGCGTTTATAACATGTAAAATCGTAACTTCAAAACCCGCTTTAAGAAAATTCATTAAGCCTTCCATCGTTCGTTGAAATGTATTCTTTCCCCTAACAAATTCATGGAGCGACGCTATATGACCATCCAAAGAAACACCTATCAATATTTCTTTATCAATCTCTTTTAATTTCTTCACCCTCTCCCAGGTTGCAAGAGACCCATTTGTATTTATCATCATTCTTGCACCAAGAGATCTTCCATAAAGTATAATGTCTTCAAGATCTGGCCTTAAAAAAGGTTCGCCACCAACAATATCGATAATCTTTACACCTGCATCCACTAAATCTTTAATAACCTTTTTTGCTTCTTGAGTTGTCAATTCATATCGCGATTTTTTTCCTGCATTACAATAACAATGTCTGCATGAATAATTACATGCAGTAGTAATCTCAAATTCTACAATTTCAGGTCTTTGCATAAAGAACTTTTCCCTCCTTTATGCTTTTTCTTTTTCCTTTTTCGAATATAGTATACCATCAGATATTTTAATAGAACTTAAAAAATATGAAAATTACCCATTTTATATAAGGCTCTTACTCTTTTCTCAACATCGCAAGATCCTTCGTCGCTACGTCCCTCAGGACAGGCTTCGCCAGCCTTGCTAATGCCCTGTCATCCCGAGCATATGCGAGGGATCTTATCTTTTAATAGCCCTCGCTAAATTAAGATTCCTCACCCTCTGGGTTCGGAATGACATGAGTGGGAGCCAACTCTCGCTAATCTCGCTAACACTCGCTAATCTCGCCAATCTTGCCAAATTAAGATTCCTCGTCGCATCCGCTCCTCGGAATGGCATGGGTGGGGGGCAACCTCGCCAGATTTATCCTCATTCTCTGGCAGAAACATATCTGTTTAAGACTTTGGAGTATTATAAATTTGTGTTAAAATTAATTGTTGATGCTTTAAACGTTTATAACGGGAGGGATGACATTGGATACAAAAGAACTCGTATTGAAACTAACATCTATTGATGGACCATCTGGATATGAAGACAAAGTTATAGAAGAGATTAAAAATATAATGAGCCCCTATGTAGACGAAACTTATATAACAAAAACTGGCAGTTTAATTTGCAAAAAAAATGGAACTGGTAAAGGAAAAATAGGAATGTTAGCCCATGCAGACCAATTAGGTTTTGTAATTTCAAAAATAGATGAAAAAGGCTACGCTTACGTTTCAAGTATAGGTGGATGGGATCCAAAAGTTATTGCGGGACAAAGAGCAAAAATTTACTCACAGAAAGGATTATTTTCAGGAATATTTGGCTTTCTTGCACCACATTTACAAAAGAGTTCTGAAAGAAAAAAAATGCCAGATTTAGATGGACTTTTTCTTGATATAAGCATAAATGACAACTGGAAAGATATTCAGGTTGGTGATATTGTAACGTTAGATGATGTTGATGGGTTTGAACAAAATAACTTTATATTTGCTCCTTCATTAGATAATAGAGCCAGCTGCGCAGCTATAATCAAAACTGCAGAACTTTTACAAAAAATGTCACACGAATACGATGTTTATTTCATATTCTCTACACAGGAAGAAATTGGAGGCCCTGGAGCACCAACAAGTGCTTATTATTGCGACTTAGATTATGCTTTTGTAATTGATGTAACTCACGGTGATGAAAATGTACCTGGGTATGTAAAAATAAAGATAGGTGAAGGGCCTGCAGTTGGAATAGGCCCGGTTATAAATAAAGATTTCAACAAACATGTTCAGGATATTGCTAAAAAATACAATATAAAAATACAATTTGAACCTATACCAAGACGTTCTGGAACAGATACTGATGCTGTGCAACTTGTGAGGAAAGGCATAAAAACGCAACTGCTTTCAATTCCTCTAAAATATATGCACACCCCTGTTGAAAAAATTTCTATTAACGATATAGAAAACACCGCAAAGTTGATGACATTCTCTATCATGGAATTGGAGGTGCAATAAATGTTTTTAAAAGAATTATCTGAATTAAACGGGGTTTCTGGAAATGAGGAGAAAGTAAGAGAGTTTATAAAAGAGAAAATAAAAGACAAAGTAGATAAGTTGTGGGTAGATAGAATGGGTAATCTTATAGCTTATAAAAAAGGAAAAGGGAAAGCAAAAGTAGTCTTAGATGCACATATGGATGAAGTTGGACTTATGATAGTTAATATAAATGACGATGGAAGTTTAGCTTTTGCTCCCGTTGGAGGAGTTGATCCAAGAGTTATCATAGGTAAAAAAGTTATAATAAATGATAAAGTAAAAGGTGTCATAGGTTATAAAGCCATACACCTTCAAAAGGATGACTATCTACGTACACCCGAATATTCTCAGCTCAGTATAGACATAGGTGTCTCTTCAAAAAGCGAAGCTGAAAAAAAGGTAAAAATAGGTGATTATGTATCGTTTCTCACAAAATACAGAGAGATTGGTAACTTTGCCACGGGAAAAGCATTCGACGACAGAGGAGGATGCAGTATTCTCTTAGACATTATCTTTAATAACATTGAGAGTGATTATGACCTATATTTTGCTTTTGTTGTACAGGAAGAAACAGGATTAAGGGGCGCAGCTGTAGTATCGGAACAGATAAAGCCCGACTTTGCAATTGCTTTAGAAACAACAACTGCCGGGGATAACCCTGAGCTTGAAAAAGAACATTGGGCCACACATCTGGGAGATGGCCCAGCCATAACTTTTTTACATTCTGGTTATGCAATAGATCATAGAATATTTGAAGCGCTTGTCAAAACAGCACAAAAGCACAACATTCCTTTCCAGTATAAAAGAAGAACAGCCGGGGGAACAGATGCAGCAAGATATGCTCGAAGTATTTACGGTGTACCAGCCGGTGTTGTTTCAATACCTTCAAGATACATTCACAGTCCTCTTTCGGTAATAAACCTTTCAGATTACAATAATACATACCTCTTAATTAAAACATTCCTCGAAAAAAGTCCTATATAATAATAAAATAGAGATAATAAACAAAAGGGCATGATTTTTAGCTTTCATGCCCTTTTTTTACCTGTTTTGTTTTCCTATTTTACATTTGGAATAAGGATTTTCAGAATTTCTTCGTTTTTAATTCTTATATATCCTTCACTAAGCTCTTTTAAAGCTATGCTCACATAATTTTTATCCCATGTTGTGACATATGGTTGTGCAAACTCTCTTAAATTCTCTGCACGTTTTGCAGCAGCAACAGGTATTGCAAATTTGTAAGGAATTCGTTCTATCAAGTCATCGTAATTAATCACTGGCTGCATATTATACCCCCTTAAAAAGTTTTCGGATTATCTCTGATTTCAGCACTCTACTTAATTTATGTGATTCAGCTATTATAATAGACTTCATTGCCATTATAGATTTCTCTAAATCGTCGTTGATTATAAGATAATCAAACTCTACCATTTTTGAAAGTTCCCATTTCGCATCTTCCAATCTTTTCATTAACGACTCAGGCCTTTCAGTTCCTCTCTTTATAAGACGCTCTCTCAAAACCTCGTAGCTTGGTGGAGCCACAAATATAAACACCGCCTCTTCGAAATTCTTTTTTACCTGCAACGCTCCTTGCACATCTATGTCCAATATAATACTTTTTCCTTTTTCTATATTATCAACTACAAATCCTTTTGGCGTCCCGTACAAATTTCCGTGAACTTCTGCCCATTCTAAAAATTCCTGATTGTGCTGCATTCTAACAAAAGTTTCTTTATCGATAAAAAAATAATCTACTCCATTCACCTCTCCAGGTCGAGGTGGCCTTGTCGTACAGGAAACCGAAAATACAAGATTATCCATTTTGTTTAGCAAAGAACTAATTATGCTTGTTTTACCAACTCCAGAAGGACCACTTACTACAAAAAGCGTTCCTTTCATCTCTATCCCTTTCTTCTTATTTTATCAAGCTGTTCTTCTATTTCAAAGAAAGACTGCATAAACCTCTGAGCAATAGTTTCAGGTTGAATTGCACTGAGAATTATGTGATTACTATCTGATATAAGTATCGCTCTTGTTTTTCTACCATAAGTTGCATCTATAAGTTTCCCCTCATCTTTTGCATCCTCTTTCAATCTCTTTAAAGGAGCGCTTTCAGGATTAACAATTGCGACAATTCTATCACCTGCTATAACATTACCAAATCCTATATTTATGAGCCCAAACATACCAACACCTCCCGGATTACTCAATATTCTGTACTTGTTCTTTAATTTGAGAATTTACAAACTTCCCATCTATTGCTAAATTACTAATTTCCAGCATACGACTTTTTGAAAGAATAGTGTTCAGTTCCCTATGAATCTCCTGAGAAAGAAAATTCAAGAGAGTACCCACTGGATTATTTTGGTTTAAAAGTTCTTTACACCTGTTTAAATGACTTTTCAACCTTACAATCTCTTCTCTAATATCAGCTTTATCTGCTATTAGAGCCACAGCTGTTTCAAATTGATTTGCATCAAGCTCTACATTTTCCGGTAATATTTCTTCAACATTTTCCTTTATACGTTTTGCTATTTCTTGCTTTAAAAGATGGGAATATTTTTCTATCTCATTTGAAATATCCATAAGCTTATCTACCAGCTTTTTTAAATCCTTAGATAACTTTTCTCCTTCAATTTGCCTTTCCTTATCAACCACTTCTAACGTATTTTCAAGAACTTTAACAACTTTATTCCAGAGTCTCTCGATTTCATCAGAATCCAGCTCAGAATGAAAGATCTCTCGAAATACAAGAATATCAGACAAATTTATTGAAGATTGAATATTTAAGCTCTCTCTTATACTTTCAAGTACTTCAAAATACGACCTTGCCATGGCAAAATCTATCTTTAACTCAACTGGCTTTAAAAAGCGTGTATTAATTTTTACGTGAACTTTACCTCTTTTAACGTATTTAGACACTATTGAAGTTGCCAAATTTTCTTTTCCACTTAAATAATAAGGCAAAGAAACACTAACATCAAGGACTTTTGAATTTACCGTTTTGATTTCACATGAGATTCTGTAATTTTCATCCACATAGTCCAACTTTCCATACCCCGTCATACTTTTTGGCAAAATTATCACTCCTGTAAATTAATTATACACGATTCTCAACAAAAATCAAAAAAATTTTTCTTATTTCTCAGATTTTCTGTAAAAAAGGTGGGACCGACGTAACGGTCCCGATAATGAGGGCTTTATCTCATCCGCCTACTGCTCGCTTAGCCTTTAGCAATTTTCATACCTTCTTCAATAGCCTGTTTATTTAAATCTATAAGATGAGATTTTTTTCCAGTAAGTTTCTTCTGGAAAGCTTTTTCTATACTTTCTTTAGACACGATACCAGTTTTTGCAATAACTGCTCCTAACATAACCATATTTGCAACCTTTAAATTTCCAAGTTTATCCGCTATCTCGTTACACGAAACTTTTATGATGCTTATTCCATCTTTTACATCAGGTTCTCGATCTATAACCGATTCATTAAGGAACAGATACCCATTTTTTGTAACAAAATTCTGGAATTTCAACATAGAAGGGATATTCATAGCTACAACCACATCAGCTTTATCCACCACAGGAGAAGCTACTTCTTCATCACTTACTACAACTGTACAGTTAGCAGTTCCTCCGCGCATTTCTGGGCCATAGGAAGGTATCCATGTAACATTTTTACCTTCTATCATCCCAGCATATGATAAAATCTGTCCCATTAACATTACACCTTGTCCACCAAAACCTGCAAAAATGAATCTCATTTCTCATCACCAACCTTATCCACAAAGACTCCAAGGGGATACTCTGGAATCATATTTTCTTCAAGCCACTTCATTGAGGTTATAGGATCAATACCCCAATTTGTTGGACAGGTTGAAAGTATTTCTACCATTCCAAACCCTAATTCGTTAATCTGGGCAAGGAATGCTTTTTTTATAGCCTTTTTGGTTTTTTCCACATCCTGCGGTGTTGTAACTTTAGTTCTTGCAAGATAGGCTACACCTTTAGCCTCTTTCAAAAATTCACACATATGCATTGGATAGCCATCATTCTCTGCTTTTCTTCCATATGGAGTAGTGGTAGTTTTCATACCAAGAAGGGTTGTTGGAGCCATTTGACCACCTGTCATACCATATATTGCATTATTCACAAATATTGTCGTAATTTTTTCTCCACGATTTGCAGCATGAATAATTTCAGCTGTTCCTATGGCGGCCAAATCTCCATCTCCCTGATATGTGAAAACCATTAAATCCGGCCTTGATCTTTTAATTCCAGTAGCAACTGCAGGAGCTCTACCATGAGGTGCTACTGTACCATCCATGTTAAAAAACTGATACGCAAAAACTGAACATCCTATAGGTGCGACTACCAATGTTTTCTCTCTTATACCAAGTTCATCAACTACTTCTGCAACAAGTCTATGAATAATTCCATGATGACATCCTGGACAATATGTAAACTCTTTTTCTCCAAGTGCTTCAGGCTTTTTATAAATAACCTGCATTAAAATCACCTCCCAATTTCCTTTTTCAACGCTTCGTAAATCTCATTTGGTGTAGGAACTACTCCACCCATTCTGGAATAAAATTTCACAGGTTTCCTTCCTTTTATACTTATGAGAACGTCTTCCAACATTTGTCCCATATTCATTTCAACATCGAAAAACATATCAACCTTATCAGCTAATTTCTCAAGTGGTTCATATGGGAATGGCCAAACAGTAATTGGTCTGAAAAGTCCTACTTTTATTCCATCTTTTCTCGCCATATCAACAACACTTTTTGCTATCCTTCCAATAGTTCCAAATGCAGTAATAACTATATTGGCATCCTCTGTTTTGTATTCCTCCCACCTAATTTCTTTCTTTTCAATCTCTTTATACTTTTCGACAAGTACAAGATTCATTTTCTCAAGAACGTAAGGATCTATATCAAAAGATGTTATTAAATGAGGTTTTCTACCTTTTGCACCTGTCATTGCCCAGCTGCTATGATCAGGAAGAGTCGACAAATCTCTAAAATCTGGAAAAACAACAGGTTCCATCATCTGACCCAAAAGCCCATCAGCGAGTATCAAAGCAGGATTTCTGTATTTATCCGCCAGATCAAACGCAAGCACAGTTAAATCAACTGCTTCTTGAACGGTGGATGGCGCTAACGTAATAAGTTTGTAATCCCCATGTCCACCACCTTTAGTAGCCTGCCAGTAATCACCTTGGGCTGGCTGGATATCACCTAATCCTGGACCACCACGAACAACATTTACAAAAACTGCCGGCAATTGAGCACAGGCAATGTAAGATACACCTTCCATCATCAAACTGAACCCTGGCGAAGAAGTTGATGTCATAACCCGAGTCCC
This window encodes:
- a CDS encoding response regulator transcription factor, coding for MFRILIVEDDAGIREILKKYLVAEGFEIEEAGTLYEMREKISQKSFDVVLLDIMLPDGYATSEIPEFRVEFPETGIIIISARDTDMDRIFGIELGADDYIVKPFNPREVVARVKAFIRRTRGESEVIRFRELEIYCDEYLVKLNGKKVDLTGKEFEILRLLAKNSNRVFSRDEILDKIWKDEFISDRVVDVHISSLRNKIGKDWIITVRGIGYKFSTKGTIK
- the phoU gene encoding phosphate signaling complex protein PhoU, with the protein product MMDVMHYEREFTILKADISKMLSLVSDSFEMSIQSLEFSDTTLAKRVFELDDDIDALNREIEEKVYEIIARYNPLTRDLRYVITMIKFANNLERIADLGCNMAEKALKIREKNIPFKLTKELKDMFGTALKMLHDTFLAFSKRDAELAKKIWKQDEELDNLELDIREFVISNICEEDFSKEVGTLYVLIARDLERIGDHLTNLCEEIIYIETGENTKDVFEV
- the pstB gene encoding phosphate ABC transporter ATP-binding protein PstB, whose translation is MEKIIEVKDFSAYYGDKEAVRNITADFCKNKITAIIGPSGCGKSTLLRSINRINDTIPGFSVKGKIYFENKDIYSEDIDVTLYRKRVGMVFQKPTPFPMSIFDNVAFGPRLHGIKNRKKLEEIVERSLKQAALWDEVKDELHKPGTALSGGQQQRLCIARALAVEPEVLLLDEPTSALDPIATQKLEVLLEQLSENYTIIIVTHNIAQAIRISDYLIFMYRGDLIESGETAEIIKKPKNELTEMYLNGKIG
- the pstA gene encoding phosphate ABC transporter permease PstA; the protein is MKKDIIFTIILKSLSYIVLTIIVLFFGLVIISGVKYFTLSFFTQWPSNGMKEGGIFPAILGSLLMVSLSVLFAVPLGIITGVFLSEYGTNKIARLIDISVTSLSGVPSIVYGLFGLSLFVITMNFRTSLLSGALTLSLLILPVIASASAEALKSLPEELRESAYALGARKNEVIFKVLIPAAKKRIITASLVGSGRAIGETAPIMLTGAVFYATQLPKGLFSPVMTLPTHIYYIVAAYGESAQWMAKASSAVLMVFVLILYSIAFLIRRDASGKNNRSKGF
- a CDS encoding PstC family ABC transporter permease, which produces MQRKLGYYFQTSLIFVLAATATVALFFLIYFMIKESYPAFITVGKEIFTSTNWYPTSYEAEYGMLAMIVGTFLLTLFSSLIVLPLGYFIALYLHTYASSWEKNIIKSGVELLSGVPSVIIGAFILMYISPILIYFDIWSTENFLLASTGLIFLSLPYAVSLMTEAMDAVDRSLEESSLALGATKFITTFKITTRASISGLFNGAVLTVNRIIGETMVVLLVGGGAAMIPRSLFDPVRPLTAVIASEMGEVELGSMHYHSLFAAGAILLGISIVLTCISRKLTRRWSI
- a CDS encoding phosphate ABC transporter substrate-binding protein PstS family protein — translated: MKQIFILVLIVFSILSFSKTLVIKGSNTVFPIAQLWIEKFKKMYPDVEVTLEGAGSSTGIAALFNGTADIANSSRWLKEKELKKMSEKGKYFIPIVVGYDGIAIIVNQELNINEISLEILSKIYTGKIRYWNQVNPNLPKKRITVYSRNTASGTYETFEKKVLNNLKMAPWVRLVESTQFEIESVAKNPYAIAYVGVGYVTEKVKVLKIGGVLPTKSNILTGKYPISRPLFMFIDATKGYPESGVIKNYITFALSKEGQELVEKAGYVAAYGF